CTCGGACGACAGCTTCAGCCTCAGCTCCGAGGACCACTGCCTGGACTGGCAGTACGGCCCCGAGGAGGGGCACGAGGCGCGCGCCCAGTCCTGCTCACCATGCCGGCTGTCGGATGCCGGTGGCTTTGCCAAGCGGGAGAGCCTGAGCCGGGCACACACCCTGCTGCGGCTGAAGACGGCCTACACCAGCCTGTCCACCGACAGCCTCAACAGCGGCAGCACCAGCGACGGCTACTGCACCAAGGAGCACATGAAGCCCTGCCCCAGGGCCGCCTTCCTGGACTATCGTGATGAGCTGCAGCGTTACCAGAAGCGGCCCAGCCGGCTCGACCTCAAGAGCATCCTGGGCAAACCGGAGCGGGTCGAGCCCCCCGCGCGGGATCCGGCCGAGCCAGACAAACCGGAGCAGCGGGACCTGCCCGAACGGGCCAAGAAGACGGTGACTTTCCCGAGCCCCAAGATGCCAGAGAAGGAGACGGAGTGGAAGAAGGAGGTGGGCACCAAGCCACCCACCGACCCCCATGTTCGCACCATCAAGCTCTCTCCGTCCTACCAGCACGTCCCCATGCTCGAGACCCTGGCCAAGAGCAGCGCGGCCGCCGGCCACCAGCCCTCCCTCCTGGGCAGGAAGCAAGCCTGGCTTTCCCCGGCGCTGCTGCAGGCGGCCGAGCCCCTGAGCAAGATCCCAGAGAAGCTGCCGGCCCAGCCACCGGTCTCAGCGGAGCAGGAGTCGGTGCAGAAGTACTCGGTGGAGGACACCCCGATCTGCTTCTCCCGGTGCAGCTCCCTGtcctccctctcctcagcaGACAACGTGCTGGATGGGCAGAGCCACAGCGAGAATGACCTGGATAGTGACTCCTCCCTGGAGATCCTGGAGATGGAGGAAGGGGACGCAGAAGGGGAGGGCgggaggcaggagaaggagaaggtggtGGATCCTGGTCCCACCACGCCGGTGGGGATCTCCCAGCCCATCTCCATCCCCTTCCCGAAGCGTGACAAGGTTTTCCTGCGGGAGGCCTCGCCCTCGCGCCAGGAGGACCTGACACCCTCCAGCTCCTCGGAGAACTACATCCAGGAGACGCCGCTGGTGATGAGCCGCTGCAGCTCCgtcagctccctgggcagcttcgAGAGCCCCTCCATCGCCAGCTCCATCCAGAGCGACCCGTGCAGTGAAATGATCAGCGGCACCATCAGCCCCAGCGAGCTGCCCGACAGCCCTGGGCAGACCATGCCCCCCAGCCGCAGCAAGACTCCCCTCTTCGAGCTGGGCTGCCAGCCAGAGAAGGAGACCAGCCAGTTCAACATCCAGTGGGAGAACAACGTCAAGAAGTTCATGGAGATCACCGACTTCAAGGAACGCTTCCAGCTGCCCCAGGACCTGGACTCCATGGTCTACTTCACGGTGGAGAAACCCAACGAGAACTTCTCGTGCGCCTCCAGCCTGAGCGCCCTGCCCCTCCACGAGCACTACGTCCAGAAGGACGTGGAGCTCAAGCTGATCCCCACCTTCCCAGAGAAGAACAGCCTGAACTTCGCAGCCCACGAGAAGCGGGAGGAGCGGCGGGAGGAGCGGTACCTGGAGGGCCGGCGAAGGGCCGAGCGCCCCGAGCCCCCCGACGACGACGACATCGAGATCCTCAAGGAGTGCATCAGCTCGGCCATGCCCTCCCGCTTCCGCAAGGTCAAGACCTCGCTGCTGTCCGGCCAGGTGCTGCACCCGCAGACCAAGAAGCCGGTGCACGTCCCCGTGTACATGCTGGTGCCGGCCCACGCCCACCCCGGTGTGCCCAAGCACCTGCGAGCCACCGCTCGTGACCTCTTCAAGGACGACGACTCCTTCACCGACTCGGCCGACGGGACCCCCGTGAACTTCTCCAGCGCCGCCTCGCTGAGCGACGAGACCCTGCGGTACCCGGCGGGCGAGGAGGCCGAACACCCCCTGCCCGAGCGGCGCCGCGAGCCTGGCACCATCCCGGCCCCGCAGGGCCGCCTCCGGCAGCTCGGCGCCCGCCCGGCTCAGCTCTGCCGGAAAGGGCAaagcggggccgggccgcggcgAGGGGAAGCGGGGCCAGACCCTCCCGAagggcacagccagcctggagctgggggtgggcagggcCAGCGGTGCCCCCGGGAGGAAGGATGACGCCCTGGAGGACGGGGTGGTGTTCCAGTCGCTGTGCCACACCACGCCGACGGAGGAAGCCGTCTACTGCTTCTACGATCCGGATTTGGACGAGCTGCCCGAGGCAAGCAGGGATGGttccagcagcaaagcccagcccGGCCGGGCGCCGCGCAGGGAGCGCTGGGGAGGCTCCGTCCCCCACAAGGACCCCGAGCCCGGTCCCCGTCCGGCAAAGACGAAGCCTCAAAACAACCTCATCGCCGACGAGACGCCACCGTGCTACTCCCTGAGCTCCTCCATGAGCTCCCTGAGCGACGCCAACCTCTCCGAGGGCGAGGAGCGGGGCCAGCCCTGCGGCAAAGCCACCTGGCCGCGGTCGGCCGCGGTGGGGCAGGCGCAGGGGGGCTcgcccagctcccccagcctcaATTCGGAGGATgatctgctgcagaaatgcatcGGCTCGGCCATGCCCAAACGCCGGCGGCCCACGGCTCGCCGCAGGCTAgtggagagaaagcagaagccGCCGGGCCCTGGCGGGAGGGAGCGGAAAGCCGAGGCCAGGCATCACCCCGAGGAGGAGGCCGGCTCCGACCGCGGCTCCGACCTGGACAGCGTGGAGTGGCAAGCCATCCAGGAGGGAGCCAACTCCATCGTCACCTGGCTGCACCAGGCTGCCGCCTCCCTGTCACGGGAGCCTTCCTCCGAGTCCGACTCCATCCTGTCCTTCATGTCGGGGCTCTCGGTGGGCTCCAcgctgcagctctccctgggcaggcaggagaagcagcGGCCCGGCAGCGCTTCCGGCCGGGACACGGCGAGGAGGGAGCACAGCAAGGGCCGGCCGGAGCGGAAGGAGGCGGCCGGTGCCCGTCCCGCCGGCCGTGCCAGCGCCAGGCCGGAGCGGAGCCCGGCGCCCGCCAAGCCGGTGCCCAACCTGCCCGTGGTCTTCCGCGGCAGGACCGTCATCTACATGCCCAGCCTGGCCAAAGATGCCCCCAGCCCACGGGCCACCCCGAAGAAGACCCCCGCGGCCAAGCCCGAGGCACGGCCGGCCAAGAACCTCTCTCTGAGCCAGCAGCGCTCGCGGAGCCTGCACCGGCTGGGCAAAGCCCCCGAGACCGGGGACCTGGCGCTGCCCAAGAGGAGCACGACCCCCGCCCGCCCGCATCGGCAAAGGCCCCCCCTCCTCGGGCTCGTCCCGCACCTCCACGCCCTCCCAGCACGCCCCCAAGAAGCTGCCGTCGCCCTCCCAGGTCAACAAAATGGGCGGCCCGGCCGCGGGCAAGGCGGGCGGCTCCTCCTCCCCGCCGGGACCCCCGGCCAGAGCCCCGGCCCCCAAATCCCCGGCTCCCAGGCAGTCCAAGACGCAGAAATCGCCCGTGCGCATTCCCTTCATGCAGAAACCCAGCAGGAAGGtgctgccggggccggggggccaTGCcggtgctggaggagcaggtCGATGGCTCCAAGGCTCGGCCCGGGGGCCCGGGGGGCAGCCGGCTCAACCTGGTGCGGATGTCATCTGCCCGCTCCAGCGGGAGCGACTCGGACCGCTCCGGCTTCCTGCGCCAGCTCACCTTCATCAAGGAATCCTCGAGCCTGCTGCTGCGGCACCGCTCCGACCTGTCCCCGGCGCCACCGGCCACCTCGCTGCCCCGCCGGGGCTCCCCCAGCGCAGCCGCGGAGCCGCGCTCCCGCCGTGTTCCTCTGCTCCTCCGCTGCGACGAGCTCAAGGCGGCCCAAACCGGCGAGCCCAGGCCAGCGGCCCGCTCATCCCCAGAGCCCAGCCCGGCGGCAAAGCCACGGCCGGGGTCAAGCCGCCGCGCCGGACCAGCTCGAGAGCCCGTCCCGGCTGCCGGTGAAGACCAGCGCGCCCGCGGCCGAAGCCTTCAAGCGCTACTCGTCCTCGCCCCAACATCAGCGtggcgcgggcgggcggccaGCCCGTCCTCCGTGCGCTCcgaggcggcggcgcggcggcggcagaACGAGCCGGCTCCCGGGGGGCCGCCGGGGAAGCCGCCGGTGGCGATGATGAAGGGCACGTGGCGGAGATCCGGGACGAGGACATCCCGCACATCCTCAAGAGCACGCTGCCCTCCTCCGCGCTGCCGCTGGCGGGCTCCGGTGACGAGGAGCCCCCGGCACCCCCGGTACCCCCGGCACGCCCCAGGAAGGACCAGCGACGCCGTGGTGCAGACCGAGGACTTCGCCACCTCCAAGACCAACTCCAGCACCTCTCCCACGCTGGAGACCCGCGACGGACCCCCGCACCCCCGCGTCACCGGTGATGGCGAAGCCCCCGCGCCCGCCAAGCCGCCCTGCCCATCTCCTTCGGCCACGATGCGCCCGCCCGGGACCTTCCCCGCCAGCCGGCACGGCTCCCCCAGCAAAGCCGCCCGTGTCACCCCCTTCAACTACGTCCCCAGCCCCATGGCGGTGACGGCGGTGGCCCGACAAGGCGGTGGAGAAAATCCAAGCTTGATGATGCCCCAGTGAGGGTCCTGCGACACCTCCAGCCTCATGGGAGCTGGCCAGGACTGTGCTGGGGGCACACATGGGGATTTGGGACAGCTGGGGACCAATGAGTCACCCCAACCCGCTGCTGGCCCCGGCTGGGGTCTTGCTGTGCTGAAGCATCACGATTGCCAGTGGCAAGGACTGGACAGAACTGGGAACGTGCCGGGTCTGACACCCCAAGCTGGGGCGATTCTCATGGACCATCTCCTGGTGCTGATGGACATCCAGGGACAAGCTGAGGTGGGGCCGTGTCCCCGCGTGCTCCCATCCCGCTCACCCAGGGGTTGAACCAGAGCCTGATCCCACATGCCTGGGAAGCTGACACAGCCCACCCTGGTACCGGGAAAACCCCACACGCTCCAGCTTGTCTGGCACCAACTCTGGCTCTGCCAGCGATCACAGCTCGTTTATTAACAGCGGAAGGGACTCAGGGGAGAGGCTTTGGAGGGGGAGATGGGGGCCAGGGCCCCCgtttgtgctgctggaggctccTGATTGCTGCTGGGTGACCTGTGCCGGTCCGAGGTGGTGGCAGGTGGAAATGGTGCAGGAGGAGCCGGGCAGGGGCTCACAGGGGTGGCCAGGGTCCTGATGGGCTCATCCCGGGGGCTGCTCACAAGGTGCTGTCACCAGGCTGgggggctgccctgggaggggacagggtgCTAAGCCAGCACCGGGATGCCCCAACCCCCAGGAAAGGGTCTGGGGTCCTTCACCTTCATCCGCAGCCCCCCAGCCTCCCACCCCTGGGGCAGAAGAGCCTCGGCTCACAGCCAGGATGCCGGTGTGTCCTTGTGGATGTGGACACGAATCCATCCAGGACTGGATTACGCCCACGAGCACGGGGCCTCCCGGCCCCAAAACCCCGGGGACACCCCCACTTCTGCTGCCAGCCGGGCCCAGATGCTGAGACTGGGGTGTGTGGGAAGTGCCTCGGCCCCTGGGAGCGGGATGGGCTTCAGAGGGACCCCCAATCCAGGTGGTCCCAGACCCCATGGATACCTCCCCGTCCTCCCACCATCACTACCTGCTTTGGGTGGGGCCACCTTTGTGCCccccatcccagtgctggggggTGCAGGGACAGACACAGGGCTATGGGGACATGTGCAGGGGACACACCTGGGCGGCTGTGGGGACACAGTGAGGGGCTCTGGGTTGTTGCACTGGGGACATACAGTGGGGACAGGGAGACACCAGGACCGTGGGGAAATGCAGGGTGTCCCCAAGGATGTTCACTGGGGTTGTGGGGACGGGCACACCCCAGTGCCCACTGGagcccccctgccctggcagcggCCGGCACTGaaggaaaaggtggaaaatcccaggagcagcactccCAAGTGCTGTAAGGGAGCACAGGGGTGGCAGGAGGGCCAGCATCACCTCCCGGGGTCCGAGCCACtgccctccccctcctccatgGACAATCCTGCCGAGCTCCGCTCCCCGTCACTGTATCTATGTACTAAGGATGTTATTTTACCAGACTCTGGACAGTATTCCCAATTAAAAGCCAACCTGTGTAAATAGGAAGGGGTGTTCTGTCTATCCCTGGGGGCAGCCCCTCCGCAGAGTTTTCTGGATCCATTTCTTGTACTTCACGGTCGAGGTGGCCACTGGCGGCTTGAAAAGGTTAGTGGCGTCCCGGCTGCTGAAGGACATGACGCCGGCCACTGCCGGCCGCTTCCCGCACACCAACGGGCCCCCCGAGTCACCCTGAGGGCGGGGGGGGGACACCGGAAAGTGAACCCCgagcaggggacagggaccccCACCATGGCCAGGGGGACATCTCACCTGCTCAGGGTGAACAGcctccccgcagccccccgcAACCCGCACCGGGGCTCGGGGTGGGCAGAGCTTTATAGCCCTTGGACCCCCAAACCCTCACCTTGGAGGGTGCCGAGCCGCGGTCCTCTCCCTGGAAGCAGATCATGGTGCGGGCGATGCCGCCGTTCCAGAAGCGGCTGTTGTTGCACATCTGCGCGTCCATCACCttcacctccagctcctgcagggtgGGCGACAGCTTCTGGCGCTCGCTGTCCAGGACCCCCCAGCCCGCCAGGCTGCACCGCGCTCCCAGCGCTGGCTCCCGGCTCGGCAGCGAGATGAGACCCCGTGTCCTGCTCAGTGTCACCGTCCCCTCCAGCTGCGGGCGGGGGGCCGTGTCAGATCTCCCCCCACAGGCGGAGGGGTTGGCGGGGAGCACCCCAATGCCGTGGGTGGGGGGCTAAAGGGGAGCCCCCAATCGCGCAGAGGAGGGGTCGAGAGGGAGCATCCCCATGCCGCAGGTGAGGGGGCGGAGGACGAGCCCCCCAAGGCCGCGGATCGAAGGCGGAGCACCGAGGCGGTGCAGCGCCTGTGGGAGCGGGGAGATGACACCCAGGTGTGAAAGTTCTTGGGGGTGAGAAGCGGAAATGTCACCGGACCCGCCCGCCCCGGCTGCGAGCGCAGCTGCGCCGACACCGTGCGAACCCCCCGCCCCTTCCCCGCAGCGCTTCCCAGCACCGCCGCCGCTCCAGCCCCGCCTCGGAGCCTTCCCCGCGGCCGGCCCGAgccccacctggagcaggagcaggtcGTTCTCCATCGTATCTCCGTCGTAGCCGGGTGGGGACAGGCAGCCCGGATGGGGAATCTCTGCACGTCCTCCCCGCTATCCGCAATTTGTGCAGCCccaccaccagctccagctTATCCCACGACCTGCTCCGCACCGGTAGTGGTGTCAGCCCGGTGCCGGTCACTCGGAGCCCCACCCAGAGCCCGGTCTCTTCCCCGGGCAGGACACCCATGCCGGACTCACCCCCGACGCAGGCAGTGCGCGGCCGTCAGCGCCCAGCGCCGGtgcagcagcgctgccccgcaGATGTGAACCCTCCTGAACTGGAGGGATGCCATATAGGGCCGGGAGTGGGGTTTGGCCTCGCGTCCCCCGATGATCGACGACTGGAGCCAGGTCCCGTCCCCACCAGCACCTGCCACTGCCCCGGCAAGTGACTCCGAGCCCCCGCTGGCCACGCTGGACCCATGGCCCCGGTGCTCACCCCAAGGGAggggcggcagcagcagcagcagcagcagcggccCCAGGCAGCCCCTCGCCCCCATCCTGCCTGCTCCGCGTCTCCTGGTGCTGGTCCCGAGCTGGAGCGGTGCTGGAGGAGCCCCAGGTCGCGTGTGAcagcggagcagggcagcagcggGCACAGATCGCGCTCAggggggcaggaaggggaagaagcACCCACAAGGTAACACCTGTGGGGGTGGGAAACACCCACGGCCCCTTCTTTGCAGACAGAAAGCGGCACTTTCAGCTCGCCAAAAAACGGGGGTTTATGAGATTTATGACAACCCACAGTGCTGGGTGACCCATTCCCACCACCTTTATTAGCAAAACAGGGCAGTTGTCACACCATGGGGCCGTGCTGGCCCCCAACCCAGCCCCCTCAGTGGTCCCTCAGTTCGTCCCCTTGGGTGGGACCCGCCTGGCCCTGCTCCCTGGGTGGGACCTCAGGCTGGCCAGGAGCCGCTGGAAGAAGAACTCATTCTGGTATTCCAGCGGGATGAGGTGCTGCAGGAACGGGGGCACCTCGGCTCTGGTCACCCCCACGCATACGGGGACCACCTTGGTGCCGCGCTGGTGGATATTGCGGAACAGGCTCCACTGGGACACGCGCTGGCACCACCGGTCGCCCACGGACTTGGCCGAGAGGAGCAGGATGGCCACCCGGCTAGCCTCGATGGCCTCCACGGCCGTTGAGATGACGGACGTCCCGGCCACTTGGTCCTGGTGCTCGGTGAAGCCCCGAAATCCCTCTTCCCTCAGGCGCTCCGCGATGCGGGAGGCGACATGGTCATCTTCAGGGAAGTACCAGAGGGAGAAGTCGTACGGGACAGAGGACGTGCCACCCGCGGGGGACATGGCAGCCAGTTCAGGGGGGCAAGCCTTTGTTCCAGCACCgggaaggtgctgctgtgctggactgGCGGATCCCAGCGTTCCTTGGGAGAAGGTCACTGGGGTGGCACAGCCGGGGCTGTCCTGGCAAATCCGGATCCTCCCAGTGCAAACGGTTCTGGGAAGGTGAAACCACAGCGTGAGGTGTCCCGAGGTGCCCACCGCAGTCCCTCAGAACACCTTCTGCTTCATTTCCGTGATCCGACGATCCAGCGCCTCTCCGACCCTCTCCAGCTCCCGGCGCCGCTCCCGCAGCTGCTCCCGGGCTTCCTGCAGCCGCTGGTTCATGCCCACGTAGGAGCGGACCTGCTGGTACAGCCGCTCCCGCTCCTCGGCCGCGGGCTCGGGGCAGCCTGGCGGGCAGAGCGGGGGCTCAGCGGGGGCGGGGGGTGTCCCCACGCcccccctctctccccaccGCGGGCTCACCTGGAGCGGGGCCGTGGTCCTGGGGGGGCTCGGGGGGAGGACGAAGACGGGGTCGGTCGGGGGAGCGCCCTGCACGTCGGCCAGGATCTGCTCCACGCTGGGGGGCTCAGGGCGGGTGGGCAGCACCCGCTTGGCCTTGGAGCTCATCCCGGGGGAGGCTCATGCGGGAGGGGCTGAGGATGGGGGCGGGGTGTGAAGGCGCTGCGCTGCCCCCACCCCGGACAGACAGACGGACACTCCCCCCTTTTGCTCTCTCAGACCCTCTGTGCTGCCGTTTGGACAGACAGACGGACCTCCCGCAGCAAGCAGAGCCCTCTCACTGTCCCCCCGGAtggacaaacaaacaaagccctCCCCCGCCACCTTCCCCGccggacagacagacagacagacagacacctGCCCTCCCCCCAAACAGACACACAGATTCCCCCCCCCAGACAGACCGACTCCCTTCCCCCAGACTAACAGACACCCTCCTCCCGCCCtttggacagacagacagacggacagacctctcctttccccccctcccGCCgctggacagacagacacagccCCACCCCCGCACAGACCAACCGGCTCCCTCCGCCCCCCGGACACACAGACGGAGTCCCCGATCCCTCCCACCGGACAGACCGACCCCCCGGTACCGCAGACGGACCGACGGACCGACCCTCCCCGTTCCGGCCACCGTCCGGCCGCACTTCCGCCACGCCCATTACGTCATCGGCGGGAGCCCCACCCATTCCCCCAAAGCTCCGCCCCCACGCCGCTCTTAAAGGCGCCGCGCGGTGTCACGGAACACGCGGGAGCGGCGCTTCGTGGGCACCGGGGTTTATTGCGGGAACGGGGGAACAACAGACTGGGGCTGGAGAAACTCAGGATCCCGGACGGGTACAGCCCGGGGTGGCCGGTACCGGTAACAGGGCCACGGTGCCGGTACTGGGAGCACGGTGCCGGTACCGGCGTCTGTATGGGGGGTTTCGGTGCCAGAACGGGGGATGCCGGTACCAGTACCGGGCCATGGTGCCGGTACTGGCGTCTGTAGTGCCGGTATGGGGGAATTCGGTGCCAGAACGAGGGTTGCCGGTACCAGTTTTGGGAGCGTGGTGCCGGTACTGGGGCCGCGGGTACCGGTACCGGTCCCAGTACCGGGGCTGTAGTGCCGGTATCGGCCAGAGGCACCGATGCGCCTCTTACTTCGCCTTCTCCACTAACTCTGCCAGGGTCAGGGTTGCTCTGGCGCCTGCGGAGACACGGATGGCGTTAGTGCCCGTCCCCGGGGCAGTGACCGGTGTCCTGGGGCactgcccggcccggccccgcgtcACCGTCCCGTTCCCTCCCTGTCCCGCTGAGCACGGGGGTGACAGCCGGCCCTGCCCTCCCCGCACGTGGGGGGCTCCGGAGGGGAGCCCCAGGTCTGCAGCAGCGCTGAGGAGCACGTGGACCCAGggatggacacagggatggACACACGGATGGACAATGGATGGACACACGGATGGACACACGGATGGACACACGGATGGGGTCTGGCTACGGAGAAGCGGGAGGGAAGCGCCTGCTCTACCCACGCCACGGGAGAAAGGGCCGGTTGTGCGGGAGCCGCGCCGGTGGCTGCGGGAGCGGTGCCATGGCGGACACGAAAGACGCGGCGGGCGCCTGGCACGGCCCGGCCCCGTCCCCCCGCGGTGGCACCGGGAGCCGCGGCTCGTTACATACGGACAGGCTGGGCTGCGGGGCCACCCCGGCCGCCAGCCGGGCTCTGCTGTTGGCCAAAGACTGCAGGACTGGACCGTGCAGcgcagagaggagagagaggttAGAGAGGGGACTGTGACCCTCCCCCGGggctcctggcacagggctgcGGCAGCACGGCCCATGGGCACGGAGAAATAATCACTTGCTGGTAATTAAACCGAGCTGCTCACGCCCCTGCGCTGGGAAAACCCGGACAACAGGCGGACCTGAGTTACCTTCTCGGGTGACAACGGAGGCCGCGTCCAGGGCCTTGGCGCCGATGTCCCCCATCATGTAGTCCACGGTCTGGTGATGCTTGAGGAAGCAGGGCCGGATGAAGCTGTGGTAGATGATGTGGGAGCCGTTCCAGGGCACAGGGGCCATGCACCACACCAGGAACAGGCACTGCGGGGGACAGGAggggctcagctgctccagtgccccCCAGCCTGGTCCAACAGCAGCGCCCAGTGCTGGAGCTCACAGGATCTGAGCCGGTTGCAGCCCCACCAGCGCCCTGCTAACGGGTCGGAGCCCACCACACTCAGCTCCTCCCTGTTCAGCCATGGGGTGAGAGGAGCCCGGCACAGCCATTACCTTCCCGACGTAGTAGAAGGGGAACCAGTAGAGGAAAAGGTCGGAGAAGAACTCCGCGACGCTGAAGACGCCATAGACCACCCAGTACGTGAGCCACAGGGTGTCAtcctccttgctgctgctctcgATGGCTTTGATGCTGcggcaggagaggggaaggacaTGGCTGCTGCAGTCCTGGGATGGGCTCCACCTTCCCAAATCCTCCAAACCCTGGAGGGAACCTGCCCGCCGGGCACTCCTGCCCCCGAGCTGGCACAATCCCAGCCTTTCCAGGAAAGTCTCAAGAGCTTCCCAGCCATGATTGCCTCTTCACGGAGCAGGGAGACCCTCAGCTAAGGGCAGGGAACGCTCTCCTGGTGCCGGGACAGGTACTTACGAGACGTAGGCGGGGTAGACGAAGCCGATGATGTTGCAGATCAGGGAAGCGCCATAGCCGAACATGAGGTACAGCCCCAGGAAAGCCACGGAACCTGCGGGGGACAGAGGACGGGCTCGTACCTGCTGTCACCTGGGAGAGCGGGATTCTCATCCCAGAGTGGCCACGGGCACGTGCCAGGAGATAACAACCACCCCCAACTAATTCCACGACACCGCTCGGTGTAACGAGGCACGTGGCAGAGTCCGCTCCTCCCGAGGGACCCGTGACCTGCTCCTGCCACCGTTCGCCCCCTCCCCTGGCCCCGGATGGGACTTTACCACCCCAATCTCGCAGCACTTTTGCCCCTGGAGCGGGGCCAGGGCGGCAGGAACGGGAGACGCTGACAACGCACCCATGGTCCAAAGTCAAGGCCCCGCTCGTCTCCCCCGCGCGCGGGGCCCGGAGCCTCTCGGCATTCCCAGATCTCCCGCTCAAGGACGAGCCCTGCTCCCGGATCAGCCGCCCGGGATCGCGGCTCCTCCCGCGGGCGCTCCCCGTGGCTGAGCAGCCGCCGGCGGAGGAAGGGTTGGCTCCCCTGGGAGCGGCAATCCAATCCAGCTTCCCTGCTACTCAATTGGATCGTTAAATTAAATGTGAGCCAGAGGGTTTGGTGGCCTGGAGCCTGCCCAGCGCTCGGACACTCGCGGGAGgttggagcagcagagctgggagagagcCCGGATGGGGAAGGTGGCACAGGGAGATCTTGGGGTGGAAACCACGGCAGAGCCTCGCTCGCAGCGGGGCTCAGAGGGCAGGAAAACCTCAGGGATACACAGCATGGAGCAATTTgtccagcccagcagcttctccccagccctggaacaaactcctccatcagcagcaggaaagctgggaaTTAACCTGTCTGTGCTGGTGAATTAGAGGAAAGTCCTTGCTGGGGAttatccctgctctgctcactgcagcaTTCCTGGGCTGAGCTCCGGCCCCGATCcggggcacccacagctccgGGTCTTTCCCGGGAGACGGGCAGGAGCAACGTGGCTTTGGAGCAATCCCAAACGTCCCTCCAAGGAGGGCAGGCGggcccaggcagtgctgggtttcATTCCTCAAGAGCCTTAGAAGGGATTTCAAAGGATTTTAACCCCCAGAGAAATTTATGTAACAGCAAAAACCGAGGGAAAGGCTCCGCTGAGGGAGCGTGGTGCTGCCCAGAGGCCACAgaggttgctccaaaccccagcCCATGGGTTCAAACACAAATTAAGGATTGCTCCAGAGCCCTGGGAGGGAGCAATTGGGAATTTTTAGTttagcagcagcttctcctttcCAGGACAGAGATCCAGAAGGTGGAACCATCACTTTTTGGTGCATCCACTCCTGTCCTACTCCAAAAGTCCATCACGGCCAAGCCTGACCAAATCCCCAGGATTATTTTGCTTGGAAGACACCTGAGTGGCACCACATCCTGCACAGCAGCACGTGCTCCTTCACCGACACTTCTCCCCCTCAGAGTGGGAaaaccagccctgctggcaggTGAAGGGCCAGGAAACCACACGTGGAGGCcaaaggcctggagggacaCAGGAAACAGGGAAGCCCCTCCTGGGAGGTTCCATAGGAAATCTCAAATTGGAACATGCAGACAAGGCCCGTTTAAGTTGGCAGAGAGGGCACAAGGCTGAGGGTCAGATGAGAGGGGGCACGGCGTGCCAGGAGGAGGATCCCTGGGAAGAATCCGGCT
The sequence above is a segment of the Corvus cornix cornix isolate S_Up_H32 chromosome 28, ASM73873v5, whole genome shotgun sequence genome. Coding sequences within it:
- the LOC120411429 gene encoding LOW QUALITY PROTEIN: granzyme M-like (The sequence of the model RefSeq protein was modified relative to this genomic sequence to represent the inferred CDS: inserted 1 base in 1 codon; deleted 2 bases in 1 codon), whose amino-acid sequence is MGARGCLGPLLLLLLLPPLPWGEHRGHGSSVASGGSESLAGAVAGAGGDGTWLQSSIIGGREAKPHSRPYMASLQFRRVHICGAALLHRRWALTAAHCLRRGRSWDKLELVVGLHKLRSGEDVQRFPIRAACPHPXYDGDTMENDLLLLQLEGTVTLSRTRGLISLPSREPALGARCSLAGWGVLDSERQKLSPTLQELEVKVMDAQMCNNSRFWNGGIARTMICFQGEDRGSAPSKGDSGGPLVCGKRPAVAGVMSFSSRDATNLFKPPVATSTVKYKKWIQKTLRRGCPQG
- the C28H19orf25 gene encoding LOW QUALITY PROTEIN: UPF0449 protein C19orf25 homolog (The sequence of the model RefSeq protein was modified relative to this genomic sequence to represent the inferred CDS: inserted 1 base in 1 codon), whose product is MSSKAKRVLPTRPEPPSVEQILADVQGAPPTDPVFVLPXEPPQDHGPAPGCPEPAAEERERLYQQVRSYVGMNQRLQEAREQLRERRRELERVGEALDRRITEMKQKVF
- the REEP6 gene encoding receptor expression-enhancing protein 6 isoform X2 — its product is MGSMQQRLQRFLHSPGPIGDLLGQLEARTGVQRLYLATGSVAFLGLYLMFGYGASLICNIIGFVYPAYVSIKAIESSSKEDDTLWLTYWVVYGVFSVAEFFSDLFLYWFPFYYVGKCLFLVWCMAPVPWNGSHIIYHSFIRPCFLKHHQTVDYMMGDIGAKALDAASVVTREGARATLTLAELVEKAK
- the REEP6 gene encoding receptor expression-enhancing protein 6 isoform X1 encodes the protein MGSMQQRLQRFLHSPGPIGDLLGQLEARTGVQRLYLATGSVAFLGLYLMFGYGASLICNIIGFVYPAYVSIKAIESSSKEDDTLWLTYWVVYGVFSVAEFFSDLFLYWFPFYYVGKCLFLVWCMAPVPWNGSHIIYHSFIRPCFLKHHQTVDYMMGDIGAKALDAASVVTREVLQSLANSRARLAAGVAPQPSLSAPEQP
- the REEP6 gene encoding receptor expression-enhancing protein 6 isoform X3 encodes the protein MGSVAFLGLYLMFGYGASLICNIIGFVYPAYVSIKAIESSSKEDDTLWLTYWVVYGVFSVAEFFSDLFLYWFPFYYVGKCLFLVWCMAPVPWNGSHIIYHSFIRPCFLKHHQTVDYMMGDIGAKALDAASVVTREVLQSLANSRARLAAGVAPQPSLSAPEQP